In Paracoccus sp. TOH, a single window of DNA contains:
- a CDS encoding WecB/TagA/CpsF family glycosyltransferase: MHFSFPDGSAVQINCPDSAALLAAVRQRLQDGRGFAIATLNVDHLQRLGEDAGFRAAYAAHDLVCADGNPIVWLSRIARRPVALAPGSDLVLPLAAEAARAGLPVALIGSSDDSLARAAQSMARAVPGLRVALTHAPGFPFDPLGEEGAEIIARIRASGARLCFLALGAPRQELFAIRARDALGDTGFASIGAGLDFLSGHQRRAPGLLRRLKLEWLWRMLSDPRRLFLRYAKGFAILPGHVRQALALRRDGRGGAGARS, from the coding sequence ATGCATTTCAGCTTTCCCGACGGCAGCGCCGTGCAGATCAACTGCCCGGATTCCGCGGCGCTTCTGGCGGCGGTGCGGCAGCGGCTGCAGGACGGGCGCGGCTTCGCCATCGCCACGCTGAACGTCGATCACCTGCAACGGCTGGGCGAGGATGCCGGCTTTCGCGCCGCCTATGCCGCGCATGACCTGGTCTGCGCCGACGGCAATCCCATCGTCTGGCTGTCCCGCATCGCCCGCCGCCCGGTGGCGCTGGCCCCCGGCTCGGACCTGGTGCTGCCCCTGGCGGCCGAGGCGGCGCGGGCCGGCCTGCCCGTCGCCCTGATCGGCAGCAGCGACGACTCGCTGGCGCGGGCGGCGCAGAGCATGGCCCGCGCCGTGCCCGGCCTGCGCGTCGCGCTGACCCATGCGCCGGGCTTTCCCTTCGATCCGCTGGGCGAGGAAGGCGCCGAGATCATCGCCCGCATCCGCGCCTCGGGCGCAAGGCTGTGCTTCCTGGCGCTGGGCGCGCCGCGGCAAGAGCTTTTCGCCATCCGCGCCCGCGACGCGCTGGGCGATACCGGCTTCGCCTCGATCGGGGCGGGGCTGGATTTCCTGTCGGGCCATCAGCGCCGGGCGCCGGGGCTGCTGCGCAGGCTCAAGCTGGAATGGCTGTGGCGGATGCTGTCCGATCCGCGGCGGCTGTTTCTGCGCTATGCCAAGGGCTTCGCCATCCTGCCCGGCCATGTCCGCCAGGCTTTGGCACTGCGCCGCGACGGTCGGGGCGGAGCCGGCGCGCGCAGTTAG
- a CDS encoding ABC transporter ATP-binding protein produces the protein MSFLTLDHLQKSFGPTKVVHDFDLSVEKGEFVSFLGPSGCGKTTVLRMVAGFETPSAGRISIDGQDVTRSRPNQRRIGMVFQSYALFPNLTVAENVGFGLKVAGVARADRAGRVAEMLELIGLPDLGGRYPWQLSGGQQQRVALARALAPRPRVLLLDEPLSALDAKIRVSLRNQIREIQQQLGITTIFVTHDQEEALSISDRIVVMHKGVADQTGTPAEIYNRPATDFVAGFVGTLNRFPAEVLDPARGLVRVEGTEIALDRPLPAGRVTLAARPESLRIAPEGIPAEIAGVEFLGSVQRLRARVAGREVVLDRFNEPCAALPQPGAQVHLAAARTGWLVLAG, from the coding sequence ATGAGCTTCCTGACCCTCGACCATCTGCAGAAATCCTTCGGCCCGACCAAGGTCGTCCACGACTTCGACCTGTCGGTGGAGAAGGGCGAGTTCGTGTCCTTCCTCGGCCCCTCGGGCTGCGGCAAGACCACGGTGCTGCGCATGGTCGCCGGGTTCGAAACCCCCAGCGCCGGCCGCATCAGCATCGACGGCCAGGACGTGACCCGGTCGCGGCCGAACCAGCGCCGCATCGGCATGGTGTTCCAGTCCTATGCGCTGTTCCCGAACCTGACCGTGGCCGAGAACGTGGGCTTCGGCCTGAAGGTCGCGGGCGTCGCGCGGGCCGACCGCGCGGGCCGCGTGGCCGAGATGCTGGAGCTGATCGGCCTGCCGGACCTGGGCGGCCGCTACCCGTGGCAGCTTTCGGGCGGCCAGCAGCAGCGCGTGGCGCTGGCCCGGGCGCTGGCGCCGCGGCCGCGCGTGCTGCTGCTCGACGAGCCCTTGTCGGCGCTGGACGCCAAGATCCGCGTCAGCCTGCGCAACCAGATCCGCGAGATCCAGCAGCAGCTGGGCATCACCACCATCTTCGTCACCCATGACCAGGAAGAGGCGCTGTCGATTTCCGACCGCATCGTGGTCATGCACAAGGGCGTGGCCGACCAGACCGGCACCCCGGCCGAGATCTATAACCGGCCCGCCACCGATTTCGTCGCCGGCTTCGTCGGCACGCTGAACCGCTTCCCGGCCGAGGTGCTGGACCCGGCCCGCGGCCTGGTCCGCGTCGAGGGGACCGAGATCGCGCTGGACCGTCCGCTGCCTGCCGGCCGCGTCACCCTGGCGGCGCGGCCGGAAAGCCTGCGCATCGCCCCCGAGGGCATCCCGGCCGAGATCGCCGGCGTCGAGTTCCTCGGCTCGGTCCAGCGGTTGCGGGCCCGGGTGGCGGGGCGCGAGGTGGTGCTGGACCGGTTCAACGAGCCCTGCGCCGCCCTGCCGCAGCCGGGCGCGCAGGTGCATCTGGCCGCCGCCCGGACCGGCTGGCTGGTGCTTGCCGGCTAA
- a CDS encoding ABC transporter permease produces MKRLWSWAALVVGGLYFLLPLIGTIEFSLRMRRGEYSLDAYRSVLSDAAFRQTFSYSVVMALLTIVLGVLIVVPTAYWVRLRLPRLRPVIEFITLLPLVIPAIVVVFGYIRLYNTSSILPLTGTASGTNLLLLCGYATLALPYMYRAVDTGLSTLDVRSLTEAAQSLGAGWVRIIGRLILPNVLGAVMSGAFLSFAIVIGEFTMAALLNRPAFGPYMQLLGANRAYEPAALAVIAFAVTWGCMGLMQLISRLFGTRIQPT; encoded by the coding sequence ATGAAACGGCTGTGGTCCTGGGCGGCGCTGGTGGTCGGCGGGCTGTATTTCCTGCTGCCGCTGATCGGCACCATCGAATTCTCGCTGCGGATGCGGCGCGGGGAATATTCGCTGGACGCCTATCGCTCGGTGCTGTCGGACGCGGCCTTCCGGCAGACCTTCAGCTATTCCGTGGTGATGGCGCTGCTGACCATCGTGCTGGGGGTGCTGATCGTGGTGCCGACCGCCTATTGGGTGCGGCTGCGCCTGCCGCGGCTGCGCCCGGTGATCGAGTTCATCACCCTGCTGCCGCTGGTCATTCCCGCCATCGTCGTGGTCTTCGGCTATATCCGGCTTTACAACACCAGCTCGATCCTGCCGCTGACCGGCACGGCATCCGGCACCAACCTGCTCTTGCTCTGCGGCTATGCCACGCTGGCGCTGCCCTATATGTATCGCGCGGTGGACACCGGGCTGTCCACGCTGGACGTGCGCTCGCTGACCGAGGCGGCGCAATCGCTGGGCGCCGGCTGGGTGCGGATCATCGGCCGGCTGATCCTGCCCAATGTGCTGGGCGCGGTGATGTCCGGCGCCTTTCTGTCCTTCGCCATCGTCATCGGCGAATTCACCATGGCGGCGCTGCTGAACCGTCCCGCCTTCGGCCCCTACATGCAGCTGCTGGGCGCCAACCGCGCCTATGAGCCGGCGGCGCTGGCGGTGATCGCCTTCGCCGTCACCTGGGGCTGCATGGGGCTGATGCAGCTGATCTCCCGCCTGTTCGGCACACGGATTCAACCGACATGA
- a CDS encoding ABC transporter permease subunit: MRQIGWNWLGVLPFFAFAALFLVLPTMNIVIGAFQDPQGGFTLANLAGLASPRIVDSFAISIKVSLASAILGCLIGFAMAAAVVMGGVPRWIKAPLMTFSGVASNFAGVPLAFAFIATLGRVGLVTMLLRQWFGINIYAMGFNLLSFWGLTLTYLFFQIPLMILIITPALEGLKREWREAAEVLGASTGQYWRMVALPILFPSLLGTFALLFANSFGAVATAYALTGSSLSIVPIMLFAQIRGDVLQDPHLGYAMAFGMIVVTGLANLAYVIMRTRAERWMR; the protein is encoded by the coding sequence ATGAGACAGATCGGCTGGAACTGGCTGGGCGTCCTGCCCTTTTTCGCCTTCGCGGCTCTGTTCCTGGTGCTGCCGACGATGAACATCGTCATCGGCGCGTTTCAGGATCCGCAGGGCGGATTCACCCTGGCCAATCTGGCCGGGCTCGCCTCGCCGCGGATCGTCGACAGCTTCGCCATTTCGATCAAGGTGTCGCTGGCCTCGGCGATCCTGGGCTGCCTGATCGGTTTCGCCATGGCGGCGGCGGTGGTGATGGGCGGCGTGCCGCGCTGGATCAAGGCGCCGCTGATGACCTTCTCGGGCGTCGCCTCGAACTTCGCCGGGGTGCCGCTGGCCTTCGCCTTCATCGCCACGCTGGGGCGGGTGGGGCTGGTCACGATGCTGCTGCGGCAATGGTTCGGCATCAACATCTATGCCATGGGCTTCAACCTGCTCAGCTTCTGGGGCCTGACGCTGACCTATCTGTTCTTCCAGATCCCGCTGATGATCCTGATCATCACCCCGGCGCTGGAGGGGCTGAAGCGCGAATGGCGCGAGGCGGCCGAGGTGCTGGGCGCCTCGACCGGGCAGTATTGGCGCATGGTGGCGCTGCCGATCCTGTTCCCGTCGCTGCTGGGCACCTTTGCGCTGCTGTTCGCCAACAGCTTCGGCGCGGTGGCGACGGCCTATGCGCTGACCGGCTCGTCGCTGTCCATCGTGCCGATCATGCTGTTCGCGCAGATCCGCGGCGACGTGCTGCAAGACCCGCATCTGGGCTATGCCATGGCCTTCGGCATGATCGTGGTCACGGGGCTTGCCAATCTGGCCTATGTCATCATGCGCACCCGCGCCGAAAGGTGGATGCGATGA
- a CDS encoding ABC transporter substrate-binding protein: protein MTIQSTAAGLAALALLASSGAASAQDLAALEEAAKAEGMLTTIALPHDWCNYGGVIEGFKAKYPEIKVNELNPDAGSADELEAIRANKDNKGPQAPDVIDVGLSFGPQAKDEGLIQPYKVATWDSIPEDAKDAEGYWYGDYYGVMAFGVNSDLIDTVPKSWKDLTKPEFANAFALAGDPRASAQAIISVMAAGIANGGEAGEASGQKGMELMAEVNKAGNFVPVIGKSATIAQGATPIVTAWDYNLLSWRDGLNGNPPVEVVIPEDGVVAGVYVQAISAYAPHPNAAKLWMEYLYSDEGQLAWLKGYCHPIRFNDLVKNGKVPQELLDALPPAEAYEKAIFPTLEQQEANKKVVTEGWDSVVGAAVKE, encoded by the coding sequence ATGACCATTCAATCGACCGCGGCGGGGCTTGCCGCCCTGGCCCTGCTGGCGAGTTCCGGCGCCGCTTCGGCGCAGGATCTGGCGGCGCTGGAAGAAGCCGCGAAGGCCGAGGGCATGCTGACCACCATCGCCCTGCCGCATGACTGGTGCAACTATGGCGGCGTGATCGAGGGCTTCAAGGCGAAATACCCCGAGATCAAGGTCAACGAGCTGAACCCCGACGCCGGCTCGGCCGACGAGCTGGAGGCGATCCGCGCCAACAAGGACAACAAGGGCCCGCAGGCGCCCGACGTGATCGACGTCGGCCTGTCCTTCGGCCCGCAGGCCAAGGACGAGGGGCTGATCCAGCCCTACAAGGTCGCCACCTGGGACTCGATCCCCGAGGATGCCAAGGATGCCGAGGGCTATTGGTATGGCGACTATTACGGCGTGATGGCCTTCGGCGTGAACTCGGACCTGATCGACACGGTGCCGAAAAGCTGGAAGGACCTGACCAAGCCCGAATTCGCCAATGCCTTCGCGCTGGCCGGCGATCCGCGCGCCTCGGCGCAGGCGATCATCTCGGTCATGGCGGCCGGCATCGCCAATGGCGGCGAGGCGGGCGAGGCTTCGGGCCAGAAGGGCATGGAGCTGATGGCCGAGGTGAACAAGGCCGGCAACTTTGTCCCGGTCATCGGCAAATCGGCGACCATCGCCCAGGGCGCGACGCCGATCGTCACCGCATGGGACTATAACCTGCTGTCGTGGCGCGACGGGCTGAACGGCAACCCGCCGGTCGAGGTGGTGATCCCCGAGGACGGCGTGGTGGCCGGCGTCTATGTCCAGGCGATCTCGGCCTATGCGCCGCATCCGAACGCGGCGAAGCTGTGGATGGAATATCTATATTCGGACGAGGGCCAGCTGGCCTGGCTCAAGGGCTATTGCCACCCGATCCGCTTCAACGATCTGGTCAAGAACGGCAAGGTGCCGCAGGAGCTGCTGGACGCGCTGCCCCCGGCCGAGGCCTATGAGAAGGCGATCTTCCCGACCCTGGAGCAGCAGGAGGCCAACAAGAAGGTGGTGACCGAGGGCTGGGACAGCGTCGTCGGCGCGGCGGTCAAGGAATAA
- a CDS encoding hydratase, with translation MKSLILGAMLLPLAGAAVAACPDVSLMQNAARGWIAGQRLPDPLVRTVEDGICAYAAFRSILEAELGPPVGVKVGFTSKPVQERFGVTAPVTGALFAPMLLPDGARLSLKGSRAPFFEADLVVTVGSAAIMQARTREEVAAALRDVRPFIELPDIALQKDVAPTGPLMAAYGVTPWRGVLGRGIAMADLDDPVADLAALTVNLKLDGKSIGTGSGEMLLGHPLDVVLWLVEQGSYELKPGSVISLGSLGSLHPAWPGHRVEADYRVGGRAMKVGVTLVP, from the coding sequence ATGAAATCCTTGATTCTGGGCGCAATGCTGTTGCCTCTGGCGGGCGCGGCCGTCGCGGCCTGCCCGGATGTCTCGCTGATGCAGAACGCCGCCCGCGGCTGGATCGCCGGCCAGCGCCTGCCCGATCCGCTGGTGCGCACGGTCGAGGACGGGATCTGCGCCTATGCCGCCTTCCGCAGCATTCTCGAGGCCGAGCTGGGCCCGCCGGTCGGCGTGAAGGTGGGCTTCACCTCGAAGCCGGTGCAGGAGCGGTTCGGCGTGACCGCCCCGGTCACCGGCGCGCTGTTCGCGCCGATGCTGCTGCCCGACGGCGCGCGGCTGAGCCTCAAGGGCAGCCGGGCGCCGTTCTTCGAGGCCGATCTGGTGGTGACGGTCGGCAGCGCGGCCATCATGCAGGCCCGCACGCGCGAGGAGGTGGCGGCGGCGCTGCGCGACGTGCGGCCCTTTATCGAGCTGCCCGACATCGCCCTGCAAAAGGACGTGGCGCCGACCGGGCCGCTGATGGCGGCCTATGGCGTGACGCCGTGGCGCGGCGTGCTGGGGCGCGGCATCGCCATGGCCGACCTGGACGATCCGGTCGCGGACCTGGCGGCGCTGACCGTCAACCTGAAGCTGGACGGCAAGAGCATCGGCACCGGCTCGGGCGAGATGCTGCTGGGCCATCCGCTGGATGTGGTGCTGTGGCTGGTCGAACAAGGCAGCTACGAGCTCAAGCCGGGCTCGGTGATCTCGCTGGGTTCGCTGGGCTCTTTGCATCCCGCCTGGCCCGGCCACCGGGTCGAGGCGGATTACCGCGTCGGCGGCCGGGCGATGAAGGTGGGCGTGACGCTGGTTCCCTGA
- the mutS gene encoding DNA mismatch repair protein MutS, which produces MSDQPTPMMAQYLAIREANPGALLFYRMGDFYEMFFEDAVAAAAALDIALTKRGTHLGQPIPMCGVPVHAAESYLLALIRKGFRVAIAEQMEDPAEAKKRGSKSVVARDVVRLVTPGTLTEESLLEARRHNFLASFAAVREDSALAWVDISTGAFRVMPCPPARLTPELARHAPRELLAAEGSQLDEIAAEAGAALTELPGGSFDSSAATRRLCALFSVETLDGFGQFSRAELAAMGAIADYLELTQKGRMPLIRPPVREALGGAMQIDAATRRNLELTQALSGGREGSLLAAIDRTVTAGGARLLERRVGAPSRDLAEIHARQAAVAHLVDDPRLTGDLREALSRAPDMDRALSRLALERGGPRDLAAIRAGLTQGAAIAAMLGDDEIAVLAEAARDLTGHDALIDLLDDALVAEPPLLTRDGGFVAPGHDGDLDETRRLRDEGRGVIARMQADYIAETGVQSLKIKHNNVLGYFIETTSTHAERMLAPPLNERFIHRQTTANQIRFTTVELSELETRILNARDRALEIEREIFARLSRAVLDRAGPIGQAARALAEIDLTAAFADLASGEGWVRPEVDASRAFVIEGGRHPVVERALKRKGEAFVANDCALTEGETPAIWLLTGPNMAGKSTFLRQNALIAILAQAGGFVPARRAHVGLVSQLFSRVGAADDLARGRSTFMVEMVETAAILNQADDHALVILDEIGRGTATWDGLSIAWAVMEHLHGQNRCRALFATHYHEITSLSARLPGVENATVAVREWEGEVIFLHEVRKGAADRSYGVQVARLAGLPPAVVDRARDILHQLESGERQGTGKPAALLDDLPLFRAAPAPAPAARAQPSAVEARLRDLNPDTISAREALDLVYELRGMLGSEG; this is translated from the coding sequence ATGAGCGATCAACCCACCCCGATGATGGCGCAGTATCTCGCGATCCGCGAGGCCAATCCCGGCGCGCTGCTGTTCTATCGCATGGGCGATTTCTACGAGATGTTCTTCGAGGACGCCGTGGCCGCCGCCGCGGCGCTGGACATCGCGCTGACGAAACGCGGCACGCATCTGGGGCAGCCGATCCCGATGTGCGGCGTGCCGGTCCATGCGGCAGAGTCCTATCTGCTGGCGCTGATCCGCAAGGGCTTCCGCGTCGCCATCGCCGAACAGATGGAGGATCCGGCCGAGGCCAAGAAGCGCGGCTCGAAATCGGTCGTGGCCCGCGACGTGGTGCGGCTGGTGACGCCCGGCACCCTGACCGAGGAATCGCTGCTGGAGGCGCGGCGGCACAATTTCCTGGCCAGCTTCGCCGCCGTGCGCGAGGATTCGGCGCTGGCCTGGGTGGACATCTCGACCGGCGCCTTCCGGGTCATGCCCTGCCCGCCGGCACGGCTGACCCCGGAACTTGCCCGCCACGCGCCGCGCGAATTGCTGGCCGCCGAAGGCTCGCAGCTTGACGAGATCGCCGCCGAGGCCGGCGCGGCGCTGACCGAACTGCCCGGCGGCAGCTTTGACAGCAGCGCCGCCACGCGCCGGCTTTGCGCGCTGTTTTCGGTCGAGACGCTGGACGGTTTCGGCCAGTTCAGCCGCGCCGAACTCGCCGCCATGGGCGCCATCGCCGATTACCTGGAGCTGACGCAAAAGGGCCGGATGCCGCTGATCCGCCCGCCGGTGCGCGAGGCGCTTGGCGGCGCCATGCAGATCGACGCCGCCACCCGCCGCAACCTGGAACTGACCCAGGCGCTGTCCGGCGGCCGCGAGGGCTCGCTGCTGGCCGCCATCGACCGCACGGTGACGGCGGGGGGCGCGCGGCTGCTGGAACGCCGCGTCGGCGCCCCCTCGCGCGATCTGGCCGAGATCCACGCCCGGCAGGCCGCCGTCGCGCATCTGGTGGACGACCCGCGGCTGACCGGCGACCTGCGCGAGGCGCTGTCGCGCGCGCCCGACATGGACCGGGCGCTGTCGCGGCTGGCGCTGGAACGGGGCGGGCCCCGCGACCTGGCCGCGATCCGCGCCGGGCTGACGCAAGGCGCGGCCATCGCCGCCATGCTGGGCGATGACGAGATCGCCGTGCTGGCCGAGGCGGCGCGCGACCTGACCGGCCATGACGCATTGATCGACCTGCTCGACGATGCGCTGGTGGCCGAGCCGCCCTTGCTGACCCGCGACGGCGGCTTCGTCGCGCCGGGCCATGACGGGGATCTGGACGAGACCCGCCGCCTGCGCGACGAGGGCCGCGGCGTCATCGCCCGGATGCAGGCCGATTACATCGCCGAGACCGGGGTGCAGAGCCTGAAGATCAAGCACAACAACGTGCTGGGCTATTTCATCGAGACCACCTCGACCCATGCCGAACGCATGCTGGCCCCGCCGCTGAACGAACGCTTCATCCATCGCCAGACCACCGCGAACCAGATCCGCTTCACCACCGTCGAACTGTCGGAACTGGAAACCCGCATCCTGAACGCCCGCGACCGGGCGCTGGAGATCGAGCGCGAGATCTTTGCCCGCCTGTCCCGCGCGGTGCTGGACCGCGCCGGCCCCATCGGCCAGGCGGCCCGCGCCCTGGCCGAGATCGACCTGACCGCCGCCTTTGCCGATCTCGCCTCGGGCGAAGGCTGGGTGCGCCCCGAGGTCGATGCCAGCCGCGCCTTCGTGATCGAGGGCGGCCGGCATCCGGTGGTGGAACGCGCGCTCAAGCGCAAGGGCGAGGCTTTCGTCGCCAACGACTGCGCGCTGACCGAGGGCGAGACCCCGGCGATCTGGCTGCTGACTGGCCCGAACATGGCCGGCAAATCGACCTTCCTGCGCCAGAACGCGCTGATCGCCATCCTGGCCCAGGCCGGCGGCTTCGTGCCCGCCCGCCGCGCCCATGTCGGCCTGGTCAGCCAGCTTTTCAGCCGCGTCGGCGCGGCGGACGACCTGGCGCGGGGGCGGTCCACCTTCATGGTCGAGATGGTCGAGACCGCGGCGATCCTGAACCAGGCCGACGACCACGCGCTGGTGATCCTGGACGAGATCGGCCGCGGCACCGCGACCTGGGACGGGCTGTCCATCGCCTGGGCGGTGATGGAGCATCTGCACGGCCAGAACCGCTGCCGGGCGCTGTTTGCCACCCATTACCACGAGATCACCAGCCTGTCGGCCCGGCTTCCGGGCGTCGAGAACGCCACCGTCGCCGTGCGCGAATGGGAGGGCGAGGTGATCTTCCTGCACGAGGTCAGGAAGGGCGCCGCCGACCGCAGCTATGGCGTGCAGGTGGCGCGGCTGGCCGGGCTGCCGCCCGCGGTGGTGGACCGGGCCCGCGACATCCTGCACCAGCTGGAAAGCGGCGAGCGGCAGGGCACCGGCAAGCCGGCGGCGCTGCTCGACGACCTGCCGCTGTTCCGCGCTGCCCCGGCGCCGGCGCCGGCGGCCAGGGCGCAGCCCTCGGCGGTCGAGGCGCGGCTGCGCGACCTCAATCCCGACACGATCAGCGCCCGCGAGGCGCTGGACCTGGTCTATGAGCTGCGGGGCATGCTGGGTTCCGAGGGTTAG
- a CDS encoding glycosyltransferase family 61 protein, with protein MKIDLARPPMSVFHMPGLHPGLSYLPPRPGWIMRPTEGARVRLFAESDDPALRGAQQNAIDRQQQRALASVMEINCAPVLLEDATFRHGFAMIGERVWLNGAAGGRMRTRYDQKNPDEQRQSRLHDAFRRARRDADLPLPVWKELAEDLPIAIELKNGFNYYHFTVETLGCLAAFADDDSGQPINLHLPQDEVRDFIPGFIAAVFPGIADRVAFVTGRQSYERVRAHYSHRHYLYQTGDERILAAIAEPGVDPRWADQLRSKSLQRKAVFMASYDSSLRLLREHALRQLPGKLVEERPRLVWMGRDEAGDARARGITGHKALLAELSARGFRVVAFEHLSPLEQIAQMQAADILIAPHGAGLANMVYARPGALVIEIGTRQTQLHRWGDFLPAAHVSRCRYDTVFADIAGLSDLGQVPPVSEGLLGVHVGRNATRRILELVDEALAQDAAP; from the coding sequence ATGAAGATTGATCTTGCCCGTCCCCCGATGTCGGTGTTCCACATGCCGGGCCTGCATCCCGGCCTGTCCTATCTGCCGCCCCGTCCGGGCTGGATCATGCGCCCGACCGAGGGCGCGCGGGTGCGGCTGTTCGCCGAAAGCGACGATCCGGCGCTGCGCGGCGCGCAGCAGAATGCCATCGACCGGCAGCAGCAGCGGGCGCTGGCCAGCGTGATGGAGATCAACTGCGCGCCCGTGCTGCTGGAAGACGCGACCTTCCGGCACGGATTCGCCATGATCGGCGAGCGGGTCTGGCTGAACGGCGCCGCGGGCGGCCGGATGCGGACCCGCTATGACCAGAAGAACCCGGACGAGCAGCGCCAGTCCCGGCTGCACGACGCCTTCCGGCGCGCGCGCCGTGACGCCGATCTGCCCTTGCCGGTCTGGAAGGAACTGGCCGAGGATCTGCCCATCGCCATCGAGCTGAAGAACGGCTTCAACTATTACCATTTCACCGTCGAGACCCTGGGCTGCCTGGCCGCCTTTGCCGATGACGACAGCGGCCAGCCGATCAACCTGCATCTGCCGCAGGACGAGGTGCGGGATTTCATCCCCGGCTTCATCGCCGCGGTCTTTCCCGGCATCGCGGATCGCGTGGCCTTCGTCACGGGCCGGCAGAGCTATGAACGGGTGCGGGCGCATTACAGCCACCGGCACTATCTCTATCAGACCGGCGACGAGCGCATCCTGGCCGCCATCGCCGAGCCGGGGGTGGATCCGCGCTGGGCCGACCAGCTGCGCTCGAAATCCCTTCAACGCAAGGCCGTCTTCATGGCCTCCTATGACAGCAGCCTGCGGCTGCTGCGCGAACATGCGCTGCGCCAGTTGCCCGGCAAGCTGGTCGAGGAGCGGCCGCGCCTGGTCTGGATGGGCCGCGACGAGGCCGGCGACGCCCGGGCGCGCGGCATCACCGGCCACAAGGCGCTGCTGGCCGAACTGTCCGCCCGCGGCTTCCGGGTGGTGGCGTTCGAGCACCTGAGCCCGCTCGAGCAGATCGCGCAGATGCAGGCGGCGGATATCCTGATCGCGCCGCACGGCGCCGGGCTGGCGAACATGGTCTATGCCCGGCCCGGCGCGCTGGTGATCGAGATCGGCACCCGCCAGACCCAGCTGCATCGCTGGGGCGATTTCCTGCCCGCCGCGCATGTCTCGCGCTGCCGTTACGATACCGTCTTCGCCGATATCGCGGGCCTTTCCGACCTGGGGCAGGTGCCGCCGGTCTCGGAAGGGTTGCTGGGCGTGCATGTCGGCCGCAACGCCACCCGCCGCATCCTTGAGCTGGTGGACGAGGCGCTGGCGCAGGACGCGGCGCCCTAA